Sequence from the Deltaproteobacteria bacterium genome:
GGTCCCCGAAGGGGGTTGATTCCGGGTTAAAATTTCCATATTACTGGAATCATGGAACACAAGGACGCGGTGGGTGCGCTTGCGGCGCTCGCGCAGGACACGCGCCTGGACATCTTTCGGTTGCTGGTGGAAACAGGCCCCGAGGGACTGCCCGCCGGACAGATCGGGAAGCGGCTCGGGCTGCCCCTGGCGACCCTTTCGTTTCACCTCAATACGCTGAAGCAGGCCGGGCTGGTGGAGTTCAGGCGGGAATCGCGTTCTCTGATCTACCGGTCCAACTTCGAGACCATGAACGATTTGCTCCGCTATCTGACGGACAACTGTTGCGGCGGCAATCCCGAGGTCTGCGGCATCCCGGTATGCGAGCCGACGCAAGAAGATCCATGGGACAAGACCAAGAAAACCCGAAAGACCTCCCGCGTCGCCTGACCGCCGAGGCCGTCGGCACGGCGTTCCTGCTGGCCGCGGTGGTGGGCTCCGGCATCATGGGCGAACGGCTGGCCGGCGGCAACGACGCGGTGGCGCTGCTGGCCAACACCGTGTCCACGGGCGCGGCCCTCTCGGTGCTGATCCTGGTGTTCGGCCCCATCTCGGGCGCCCACTTCAACCCGGCCGTGACCGTGGCCGAGGGCTTCCTGGGCGGGCTGGCGTGGCGTGACGTCCCCGGCTACGTGGCCGTGCAGATCATCGGCGCCGTCGCCGGCGTCATCGTCGCCAACCTGATGTTCGACGAGCCCGCGGTGTTCTTCTCGCAGAAGCATCGTGTCGGGGCGGGGCAATGGCTCGGCGAGTTCGTCGCCACCTTCGGGCTGCTGTCGGTGATCCAGGGC
This genomic interval carries:
- a CDS encoding metalloregulator ArsR/SmtB family transcription factor; translated protein: MEHKDAVGALAALAQDTRLDIFRLLVETGPEGLPAGQIGKRLGLPLATLSFHLNTLKQAGLVEFRRESRSLIYRSNFETMNDLLRYLTDNCCGGNPEVCGIPVCEPTQEDPWDKTKKTRKTSRVA
- a CDS encoding aquaporin family protein — encoded protein: MGQDQENPKDLPRRLTAEAVGTAFLLAAVVGSGIMGERLAGGNDAVALLANTVSTGAALSVLILVFGPISGAHFNPAVTVAEGFLGGLAWRDVPGYVAVQIIGAVAGVIVANLMFDEPAVFFSQKHRVGAGQWLGEFVATFGLLSVIQG